In the genome of Fulvivirga maritima, one region contains:
- a CDS encoding HlyD family efflux transporter periplasmic adaptor subunit, with the protein MHETFLANEKDMASALFQNHINLQQAIKKMLAAISEWERKYIIKAPIAGSVTYLKKFATNQFITPDEAIASVVPDHGTYTGKVSLPVNGSGKVKPGQTVIIHLYHYPSQEYGTLKGKVEELSLVPNEGDYLISVSLDHQLRTSYLIDIPFKQHLSGSAHIITEDMSLLARLFGHIRSLFDNKINL; encoded by the coding sequence TTGCATGAAACATTTCTAGCCAATGAAAAAGATATGGCTTCTGCTCTTTTTCAAAACCATATCAACCTTCAGCAAGCAATTAAAAAAATGCTTGCGGCCATTTCAGAATGGGAAAGAAAATACATTATAAAAGCTCCTATTGCCGGAAGCGTTACTTATTTAAAGAAATTTGCCACCAATCAATTCATTACCCCAGATGAGGCTATTGCATCAGTAGTACCTGACCATGGCACGTACACTGGCAAAGTGAGCCTCCCAGTAAATGGATCTGGTAAGGTAAAACCAGGCCAGACCGTAATTATTCACCTTTATCATTACCCGTCTCAAGAATATGGCACATTAAAAGGCAAAGTTGAAGAGCTTTCACTTGTTCCTAATGAAGGAGATTACCTAATATCCGTTTCACTAGACCATCAATTACGCACTAGCTACTTGATAGATATTCCTTTTAAACAGCACTTAAGCGGCTCTGCCCATATTATCACAGAGGACATGAGCTTGCTTGCCCGGCTTTTTGGACACATAAGATCATTATTTGACAACAAAATCAACCTTTAA
- a CDS encoding lantibiotic dehydratase, with the protein MYLYSSLLHRVSPLKINDIESFKSKSLHTFSAKIKSQEDALLYCSERLTDILFEKIQNCQDSKKRNKLLNCKRSIFNQKYLKKKETNLLFNSLPPDATDVLEQYIKLQQNIDHLIQQGHGLYKDELLKSRAAIQNMIKKNEAFHQSLQLSSQSLFTQLNPYLASPVDRLSKKQSNAELSFLKYLTRQYTKTSPFSRFTCLAIGDSTLTTNNQIKASARLNNYIYAYVLGLCMQVTDVAAHIPIKLNPSLTPEATHYTFLVNFNNVEIFQTIERNSAIDLIITCVDDLVDISSISQKLISFFPDSTANQLQNYLTGLLEVGILETNLNISGIDPDWPSKFISFLTKLSHKTSKIEGLLNGMLFLQQAANQLSDISTSDRQILLSKALEIFKGAAKSFCQMNHLPFSEGEDNRIAKKQFLETLENDISFKKRYFNGFYFTEENLFYEDASITINSALGIDEIRPLVKNLDLLLQELSPLAFENINQEKMTAFFNHYYENYESVPLIKFYESYYKNYVKPNKKGEISAISSSIDLLQKEQFAIEKDYKDKLKELLLNKKEVEGVINFTLDEIKGLNLQKSEPIAYSKAAHIQFYKNNKGDIQGVVNSVFTGYGRGYGRFLHLFPKQITEELNRINKEILSDYTPAEVRDASSFNANLHPSLLPHEIIIPGGNPSLSSEQQISIENIIVKHNHGKVSLAHALTGKTILPFDLCLQTSRTRSELYQLLTSFSQKTANSIYSFVNHIHNIIGEQDINHVIMIPRIAFENDLVLSRKCWKIPNQSLPENSHLVSEFDYYHALNKWRGQYGIPKACFLFITPTHNLASKNSTFDDYKPQYIDFESPLLVKLFRKATRKAGKYIRIEEMLPAKNNLLNEHVNETLVQWYKLNPAEPNINLNTIKSLQMIDHYAN; encoded by the coding sequence ATGTATCTTTATTCCTCTTTACTTCACAGAGTTTCACCTTTAAAAATTAATGATATTGAAAGTTTTAAATCAAAATCCTTACATACTTTCTCAGCTAAAATTAAATCTCAAGAGGATGCTCTCCTGTATTGTAGCGAACGACTTACCGATATTCTTTTTGAAAAAATTCAAAACTGCCAAGATTCAAAAAAGAGAAATAAACTTCTGAACTGCAAAAGGTCAATATTCAATCAGAAATATCTTAAAAAGAAGGAAACGAATCTGCTTTTTAATTCATTACCTCCAGATGCTACTGATGTACTAGAACAATACATAAAGCTTCAGCAAAATATTGATCACTTGATACAACAAGGTCATGGGTTGTATAAAGATGAGCTATTAAAATCCAGGGCAGCAATTCAAAATATGATAAAAAAAAATGAAGCTTTTCACCAATCTTTACAGCTATCTTCCCAAAGTCTATTTACTCAATTAAATCCCTATCTAGCATCTCCTGTAGATAGGCTGAGTAAAAAGCAGTCAAATGCAGAGCTATCATTTTTAAAATACCTGACAAGACAATACACTAAAACGTCTCCATTTAGCCGCTTCACATGCCTAGCCATTGGAGATTCTACACTAACTACTAACAACCAAATTAAGGCATCTGCAAGACTCAATAATTATATATATGCTTATGTGTTAGGTTTATGCATGCAAGTTACTGACGTGGCTGCACACATTCCCATTAAACTGAACCCCTCTTTAACCCCTGAAGCTACCCATTATACCTTTCTTGTCAATTTTAACAATGTCGAAATTTTTCAAACAATAGAGAGAAATAGCGCTATCGATCTTATCATTACTTGTGTAGATGACTTGGTTGACATCAGTTCAATAAGCCAAAAGTTAATATCCTTTTTTCCTGATTCTACAGCAAATCAACTGCAGAACTACCTGACAGGATTATTGGAGGTTGGTATATTAGAAACCAATTTAAATATATCCGGTATTGATCCTGACTGGCCTTCAAAATTCATATCATTCCTTACCAAGCTAAGTCATAAAACCTCTAAGATTGAGGGATTATTAAATGGCATGCTCTTTCTACAACAAGCAGCCAATCAACTGAGTGATATTAGTACTTCTGATAGGCAAATTCTTCTGAGCAAAGCCCTGGAAATATTTAAAGGTGCAGCCAAGTCATTCTGTCAAATGAATCACCTTCCATTCTCAGAGGGTGAAGATAACCGAATAGCCAAAAAGCAGTTTTTAGAAACATTAGAAAATGACATCTCTTTCAAAAAGAGATACTTTAATGGATTTTACTTTACAGAAGAAAATTTATTTTACGAAGATGCCTCCATCACTATAAATTCTGCCTTAGGCATAGATGAGATTAGGCCCCTAGTCAAGAACCTTGATCTACTCTTACAAGAATTATCGCCACTTGCATTTGAGAATATTAATCAAGAAAAAATGACAGCCTTTTTTAATCACTATTATGAAAATTATGAGAGTGTACCATTAATAAAATTCTATGAGAGTTATTACAAAAATTATGTAAAGCCGAACAAGAAAGGTGAGATTTCGGCCATTTCTAGCTCTATTGATCTTTTGCAAAAAGAACAATTTGCTATAGAAAAGGACTATAAAGATAAACTAAAAGAATTACTGCTAAATAAGAAGGAAGTGGAAGGTGTTATTAATTTCACTTTAGATGAAATTAAAGGGTTAAACCTCCAAAAATCAGAACCAATAGCATATTCTAAAGCGGCACATATCCAATTTTATAAAAATAATAAGGGAGATATACAAGGAGTAGTAAACAGTGTATTTACAGGATATGGAAGAGGTTATGGTCGCTTTTTACACCTTTTCCCTAAACAAATAACGGAAGAACTTAATCGCATCAACAAAGAGATTCTCTCTGATTATACACCTGCAGAAGTAAGAGACGCCTCATCTTTTAATGCCAACCTACATCCTTCTCTTTTACCTCATGAAATTATTATTCCAGGTGGTAATCCTAGCCTCTCTTCTGAGCAACAAATTTCCATTGAAAATATCATTGTGAAGCATAACCATGGTAAAGTCTCTCTAGCTCATGCACTTACTGGTAAAACTATACTCCCATTTGATCTTTGCTTGCAGACCTCCAGAACGAGATCAGAACTTTATCAGCTACTCACCTCATTTTCACAAAAAACTGCTAATTCCATTTATTCATTTGTTAACCACATACATAATATCATAGGAGAACAGGATATTAACCATGTTATTATGATACCTAGAATAGCTTTTGAAAATGACTTGGTACTATCGAGAAAATGCTGGAAAATACCCAACCAATCACTTCCTGAAAATAGCCATTTAGTAAGCGAATTTGATTATTATCATGCATTGAATAAATGGAGAGGTCAATATGGCATTCCGAAAGCATGCTTCTTATTCATTACTCCTACTCATAATCTTGCCTCCAAAAATTCCACTTTCGATGATTATAAGCCCCAATATATTGACTTTGAATCTCCTTTATTAGTAAAACTATTTCGAAAAGCTACACGCAAAGCAGGAAAATACATTAGGATTGAAGAAATGCTCCCCGCCAAAAATAATCTACTTAATGAGCATGTAAATGAAACTTTGGTTCAGTGGTATAAGCTTAACCCAGCCGAACCAAATATCAATTTAAATACAATAAAAAGTCTTCAAATGATAGATCATTATGCTAACTAA
- a CDS encoding thiopeptide-type bacteriocin biosynthesis protein, whose product MLTKWLSYHIYTDLDRNTVLTEHVAYLINHLEANNLLRQYFYIRYNEGGPHIRLRLKVEKSNQPKVSFELKNCFNSDDFNVQEQIYQQETSRYGGQISALVCEEHFQLSSETCLYALTLPSNVLSKALILHYTMMRSYICEHKALIKLFHSYMTHWFAHSHLAEANKTTNELINTYFEPRYQSMKNISFFQNLEKMVLGTKPHATDWLSKWVRGNKHTLNHLNGCLDDKSFFSVLESLIHMTNNRLGVYNYDEAFLAFLLKRTIEDLSHHEQSS is encoded by the coding sequence ATGCTAACTAAATGGTTATCCTATCATATTTATACTGACCTGGATAGAAACACAGTACTGACTGAACATGTAGCTTATCTTATCAATCACTTAGAAGCTAACAACCTTCTTCGTCAATATTTTTATATCCGTTATAATGAAGGAGGGCCACATATCAGACTACGTTTAAAGGTTGAGAAATCTAATCAACCCAAAGTCTCTTTCGAATTAAAAAATTGTTTTAATAGCGATGATTTTAATGTACAAGAGCAAATATACCAACAAGAAACCTCCAGATACGGAGGCCAAATAAGTGCGCTAGTGTGTGAAGAACATTTCCAGCTTTCATCCGAAACCTGTCTTTATGCCTTGACTCTACCGTCCAATGTATTGAGTAAAGCTCTGATTTTGCATTACACCATGATGAGATCTTATATCTGTGAGCATAAGGCACTCATAAAACTATTCCATTCTTATATGACTCACTGGTTTGCTCACTCCCATTTGGCTGAAGCAAACAAAACCACCAATGAATTAATCAACACATACTTTGAGCCCAGATATCAGAGCATGAAAAACATATCATTCTTCCAGAATCTAGAAAAAATGGTTTTAGGCACTAAACCACACGCCACAGACTGGTTAAGTAAGTGGGTTAGAGGCAATAAACACACCTTAAACCATTTAAATGGCTGCCTGGATGATAAAAGCTTTTTCAGTGTGTTAGAAAGTCTCATACATATGACTAACAATCGCCTAGGAGTTTATAATTACGATGAAGCTTTCCTAGCCTTTTTACTTAAAAGAACTATAGAAGATTTATCCCATCATGAACAATCTTCATAA
- a CDS encoding lanthionine synthetase LanC family protein, with translation MSELQQQKLKNWHNEFNSQLIGQSIQDKDMAYWETLDFDKDKHAHSFYRPDFTIYKGNAGILLYLISCYKYSKKHIYLNLVQRNLNWLRRAVEDHDKNHFALYTGKTGLAYVLSTLYDLTLHPPLLKEATELVLKNKSSFTNHYSDDLLSGLAGNIIALAQIHTQSENKEIFKLLCSSIDDIINNVYLSIKGLKWRYRPNYIDSLCGLSHGAAGIGYALIEVGKCYNAHGLVWLGEQAFKYENQHFNEIDSSWPDLRIHPKKLENPQSVGSPHELMKGEKVNGWAHGSAGIAMTRLRAHYHLESISYLEQTEAILQAMQSVPRSALNYSLANGFGANAYLLAEAGYKLNKKEYTQSAYQIIEKAMMLKREKGYFPAGWDSCKADLSVFMGETGIAYSILKLISPYCSDHLVLPELKKNKNSQYSGCFPDIKNILRKISKRYFPKSYENIKFTSDITNEQEPYQLINNIRFEGDNNKTDDNFIIEKKKLDMEVSPVTFEFLSDNYQRIVNKLTFKAGKFQLSEYATIIELADEVKVLVKHRYGVEELRLEALSQAIIASINQGKYSFNSIAENILSKLDETQKIGQLKHIIKKQLKQLYLNGIIKQVE, from the coding sequence ATGTCTGAGCTGCAACAGCAAAAGCTCAAAAATTGGCATAATGAATTTAACAGTCAGCTGATAGGCCAAAGTATACAAGACAAAGACATGGCTTATTGGGAAACACTTGACTTTGATAAGGATAAGCATGCTCATAGTTTTTATAGACCTGACTTCACCATATATAAAGGCAATGCAGGTATTCTCCTTTACCTAATCTCTTGCTACAAGTATTCAAAAAAACATATATACCTTAATCTTGTCCAAAGAAATTTAAATTGGCTCAGACGCGCTGTAGAAGATCATGACAAGAATCATTTTGCACTTTATACCGGAAAAACCGGTCTTGCCTACGTACTGAGCACATTATACGATCTTACCTTGCATCCCCCCTTACTTAAAGAAGCTACAGAATTGGTATTGAAAAATAAATCGTCTTTTACCAATCATTATAGTGATGATTTACTGAGTGGCCTTGCCGGTAATATTATAGCCTTGGCTCAAATACATACTCAATCTGAAAATAAGGAGATATTCAAACTTTTGTGTAGTAGCATCGATGATATAATAAACAATGTTTACTTATCTATTAAAGGTTTAAAATGGCGCTATAGGCCCAACTATATTGATAGCCTCTGTGGGCTTTCTCATGGTGCCGCCGGTATAGGGTATGCACTGATAGAAGTTGGCAAATGCTACAATGCCCATGGTTTGGTATGGCTGGGAGAGCAAGCATTTAAGTATGAAAATCAACACTTTAATGAAATTGATTCCTCCTGGCCTGATCTACGTATACACCCCAAAAAGCTAGAAAATCCACAATCCGTAGGCTCTCCGCATGAGTTAATGAAAGGCGAAAAGGTAAATGGTTGGGCTCATGGTAGCGCTGGTATAGCTATGACGAGACTAAGGGCTCATTATCACTTAGAGTCTATATCATATTTAGAACAAACTGAAGCAATACTCCAGGCAATGCAATCGGTACCTCGCTCTGCATTGAACTATTCCTTAGCCAACGGTTTTGGCGCAAACGCTTACCTATTGGCTGAAGCTGGATACAAATTAAACAAGAAAGAGTACACACAATCAGCATACCAAATCATAGAAAAAGCCATGATGCTAAAAAGGGAAAAAGGTTATTTTCCTGCAGGCTGGGACAGTTGTAAAGCTGATCTGTCAGTATTTATGGGTGAAACCGGGATCGCATATTCCATACTTAAGTTAATAAGCCCATATTGTTCAGATCATTTAGTTTTACCTGAACTTAAAAAAAATAAAAACAGCCAATATTCAGGTTGTTTCCCTGATATCAAAAATATATTAAGAAAGATCAGCAAAAGATACTTTCCTAAATCCTATGAAAACATAAAATTCACCTCCGATATAACTAATGAACAAGAGCCCTACCAGCTTATTAATAATATAAGGTTTGAGGGAGATAATAATAAAACCGATGATAATTTTATAATAGAAAAGAAAAAATTAGATATGGAAGTAAGCCCAGTAACTTTTGAGTTCCTATCTGATAACTATCAAAGAATAGTAAATAAACTGACATTTAAGGCTGGTAAATTTCAGCTCAGTGAGTATGCGACTATAATAGAGTTAGCTGATGAGGTAAAAGTATTGGTAAAGCACAGGTACGGAGTGGAAGAATTGAGACTCGAAGCGCTATCTCAGGCAATAATCGCTTCAATAAACCAAGGGAAATATTCATTCAATTCAATAGCTGAAAACATTTTATCTAAGTTAGATGAAACGCAAAAAATAGGTCAGCTAAAACACATAATAAAAAAGCAACTCAAACAACTCTATTTAAATGGAATTATAAAGCAGGTAGAATAA
- a CDS encoding pinensin family lanthipeptide: protein MNNQNGKLSLDDLKVQSFATSIDEEKAQKILGGAASHPTHTEDTDTHETCTCDASKTSLEINP, encoded by the coding sequence ATGAATAATCAAAATGGAAAGTTAAGTTTAGATGACTTAAAAGTTCAAAGTTTCGCTACCAGTATTGATGAAGAAAAAGCTCAAAAAATACTTGGAGGCGCAGCTAGTCACCCTACACATACCGAAGACACAGATACTCACGAGACTTGTACTTGTGATGCTAGCAAAACTTCATTAGAAATTAATCCTTAA
- the folE gene encoding GTP cyclohydrolase I FolE yields the protein MKTDNDLLKRKQYDINGDNHVMSSVETPLRKDAFAKSDEEKVTNIEKLFAGIMEELGLDLTDDSLKGTPYRVAKMYVKELFNGLNPENKPSLSVFDNKYQYNKMLIEKDISFSSACEHHFLPIIGKAHVGYISSGKVIGLSKINRVVEYYGRRPQVQERMTLQIFEELKNALQTDDVIVVVEAEHLCVSTRGVKDKTSKTTTLEYGGKFNDIDFRNEFYQHI from the coding sequence ATGAAAACAGACAATGATCTATTGAAAAGAAAACAGTATGACATAAATGGAGATAATCATGTGATGAGTTCTGTGGAAACACCATTAAGAAAAGATGCATTTGCAAAGTCAGATGAAGAAAAGGTAACGAATATTGAGAAATTGTTTGCTGGCATTATGGAAGAGCTTGGCTTGGATCTTACTGATGATAGCCTTAAAGGTACTCCATACCGCGTGGCAAAAATGTATGTAAAGGAGTTGTTTAATGGTCTTAATCCTGAAAACAAACCTTCACTATCCGTTTTTGATAATAAATATCAGTACAATAAAATGCTGATAGAGAAGGATATAAGTTTCTCATCAGCTTGTGAGCATCATTTTTTGCCAATTATCGGGAAGGCACATGTAGGCTATATTTCTTCGGGTAAAGTAATAGGCCTTTCTAAAATTAACAGAGTAGTAGAATATTATGGTCGTAGACCTCAGGTACAGGAACGTATGACCCTTCAGATCTTCGAAGAGCTAAAAAATGCTCTTCAGACAGATGATGTGATTGTGGTGGTAGAGGCAGAACATTTGTGTGTTTCTACACGTGGAGTGAAAGACAAAACCAGTAAGACCACGACTTTAGAATATGGTGGAAAATTCAACGATATTGATTTTCGTAATGAATTCTATCAACATATATAA
- a CDS encoding phytoene desaturase family protein translates to MEEYDSIIIGSGVNGLSAAIYLQKRGLKTIIYESGSVPGGSTKTESLTLPGFLHDTGSAVHPMAFASPFLKTLPLEEYGLKWIFPEIPYAHPFLDGSALAAYADVSQTAAQLGVDQKAYGRIFDNLTKKWEGIAPDMLGPLTIPKHPLDFVQFGLKAMLSAEQLCNHYFQDEKTKAFFFGAAAHATLPLDGWASSAFGLVLSCMAHKYNWPFPEGGAKTIISALVSYYESLGGKVVLNAPITDIKQLPKSKTYLFDLTPKQLLKVRNTNLSNFYRKRLSNFKYGAGIFKIDWALDSPIPFTNEKCRKAGTIHLGYSTEELKESEKSCNEGLLTNAPYVLLAQHTVFDKTRAPEGKHTAWAYCHVPNGSTEDRTEVIENQIERVAPGFKRIILARSIKNTKEMHAFNPNIIGGDINGGKQDLTQLFTRPVVKISPYNTSNTQIYLCSSSTPPGGGVHGMCGFHAAKQVFKEHFK, encoded by the coding sequence ATGGAAGAGTACGATAGCATTATTATAGGAAGTGGTGTTAATGGACTCTCTGCAGCTATTTATTTGCAAAAGCGAGGGCTTAAAACAATTATATATGAGAGTGGTAGTGTTCCAGGTGGATCCACTAAAACAGAATCACTTACCTTACCGGGATTTTTACATGATACAGGGTCAGCTGTTCACCCTATGGCTTTTGCATCTCCTTTTTTAAAAACTCTTCCATTAGAGGAGTACGGTTTAAAATGGATTTTTCCAGAAATTCCATATGCTCATCCATTTTTAGATGGTAGTGCATTAGCAGCCTATGCAGACGTCTCTCAAACCGCTGCTCAGTTGGGTGTAGACCAGAAAGCTTATGGCCGTATTTTTGATAATCTCACAAAAAAATGGGAGGGGATAGCTCCTGATATGCTAGGGCCACTTACCATTCCAAAACATCCATTAGATTTTGTGCAATTTGGCCTCAAAGCTATGCTATCAGCGGAGCAGTTGTGTAATCATTATTTTCAAGATGAAAAAACGAAAGCCTTTTTTTTTGGAGCTGCTGCTCATGCTACTTTACCGTTAGACGGTTGGGCTTCCAGTGCATTCGGGCTAGTACTAAGTTGCATGGCTCATAAATATAACTGGCCTTTTCCAGAAGGTGGTGCAAAAACTATTATTAGTGCTTTAGTTTCTTATTATGAATCCTTGGGAGGAAAGGTGGTGTTAAATGCTCCTATCACAGATATTAAGCAATTGCCAAAATCGAAAACTTATCTTTTTGATTTGACACCCAAACAACTACTTAAGGTCAGAAATACTAATCTGAGCAATTTCTATCGTAAAAGGCTCAGTAATTTCAAATATGGTGCAGGAATTTTTAAAATTGATTGGGCATTAGATAGTCCAATTCCATTTACTAATGAAAAGTGCCGCAAAGCAGGTACAATCCACTTGGGGTATTCTACAGAAGAGCTCAAAGAATCTGAAAAATCGTGTAATGAAGGTCTACTTACCAATGCTCCATATGTTCTTTTAGCCCAGCATACAGTGTTTGATAAAACTCGTGCGCCGGAGGGGAAACATACCGCATGGGCCTATTGTCATGTGCCTAATGGAAGTACTGAGGATCGAACAGAAGTGATCGAAAACCAGATAGAGCGAGTTGCACCAGGGTTTAAAAGAATTATTTTAGCTCGCTCCATCAAAAATACAAAAGAAATGCATGCCTTTAACCCTAATATTATTGGAGGAGATATTAATGGAGGCAAGCAAGACCTGACCCAACTTTTCACGCGTCCTGTGGTAAAAATCTCTCCTTATAATACTTCCAATACACAGATTTACTTATGCTCATCTTCTACACCTCCCGGAGGAGGAGTTCATGGTATGTGTGGATTTCATGCTGCCAAACAGGTGTTTAAGGAGCATTTTAAATGA
- a CDS encoding SDR family oxidoreductase, translated as MREHLLLLGASGSLGLEIAKRLKRDSIPFRGQTTSSSGEEKLKPYTDDIWIVDPVANPESVKGVTEGVTTVISGMGKSVSLFKNSQDTFYEVDYLANAHILSDAIKNKVSYYIYVSIKEAGHNDQYAIPKSHKQFEESLHNSKISHCILRPVGFYSGLHDLAIMAKHHVIPVIGNGEAKTNSMAQGDMAEVVISTLKRKNTGVHLIGGPKIHTRYEMAKMIKDRLGGKIIKIPSTVADVGAVLPQIFDKNLHEKMGFFKYITTHDMIGEKNGTVTFEEYLNTVDINDLS; from the coding sequence ATGCGCGAACATTTGTTACTTCTAGGAGCATCTGGATCCTTAGGTTTGGAAATTGCTAAAAGACTAAAGCGAGATTCTATTCCTTTCAGAGGTCAAACAACTTCATCCAGCGGTGAAGAAAAGCTTAAACCATATACCGATGATATTTGGATCGTAGATCCAGTGGCCAATCCAGAAAGCGTAAAGGGGGTTACTGAGGGTGTAACTACTGTAATTTCAGGCATGGGAAAGAGCGTTAGCCTTTTCAAGAATTCGCAAGACACGTTTTATGAAGTTGATTATCTTGCTAATGCCCATATACTTTCAGACGCCATAAAAAATAAGGTATCTTATTATATATATGTATCTATAAAAGAAGCTGGGCACAATGACCAGTATGCCATCCCTAAAAGCCACAAACAATTTGAAGAAAGCCTTCATAATTCAAAAATTAGTCATTGTATTCTCAGACCCGTTGGCTTTTATTCGGGGCTACATGATTTGGCAATAATGGCAAAACACCATGTAATACCGGTCATTGGAAATGGTGAGGCTAAAACAAATAGCATGGCTCAGGGAGATATGGCAGAAGTGGTTATCAGTACTTTAAAAAGAAAAAACACTGGAGTACATTTAATAGGAGGACCAAAAATTCATACCCGCTATGAAATGGCCAAAATGATAAAAGATAGGCTTGGGGGTAAAATTATTAAAATTCCTTCTACTGTTGCAGATGTGGGGGCTGTACTGCCACAAATTTTTGATAAGAATCTTCATGAGAAAATGGGCTTTTTTAAATATATCACTACTCATGATATGATTGGTGAAAAGAATGGTACCGTCACATTTGAAGAATATCTTAACACAGTAGATATAAATGATCTATCCTAA
- a CDS encoding DUF1989 domain-containing protein, with the protein MLHIIEKQSGSAFKIKKNQYLKVIDPNGEQVSDMVLFNAEDTREKISSGKSLDFEEAILLTEGNKLWSNRSNIMASIMKDTNGRNDFLLAPCSAETFKIMYKHDEYHPSCFENLYTHLAEYDIRPDDIPTAFNIFMNVQFAQDGKIEVCPPTSKSGDYIIFKAEMDMIVGLTACSAEDSNNGSFKPIHYEILDDLS; encoded by the coding sequence ATGTTACATATTATCGAAAAACAAAGCGGAAGTGCTTTCAAGATTAAAAAGAATCAATATTTAAAAGTGATTGACCCCAATGGAGAGCAAGTCAGTGACATGGTTCTCTTCAATGCTGAAGATACAAGAGAGAAGATATCATCAGGAAAATCATTGGATTTTGAGGAAGCTATATTGTTAACTGAAGGAAATAAACTTTGGAGCAACAGATCAAATATAATGGCCAGTATAATGAAAGATACTAATGGAAGAAATGACTTTCTTCTCGCTCCTTGTAGTGCAGAAACATTTAAAATAATGTATAAGCACGATGAATATCATCCCAGCTGTTTTGAAAATCTTTATACTCATTTAGCTGAATATGATATTAGGCCGGATGACATCCCCACGGCATTTAATATTTTTATGAATGTGCAGTTTGCGCAGGATGGAAAAATTGAGGTTTGTCCTCCTACCAGTAAATCAGGAGACTACATTATATTTAAGGCGGAAATGGACATGATCGTAGGTTTAACCGCGTGCTCGGCTGAAGACAGTAATAATGGATCATTTAAACCTATACACTATGAAATATTAGACGATCTCAGTTAA
- the gntA gene encoding guanitoxin biosynthesis heme-dependent pre-guanitoxin N-hydroxylase GntA codes for MNAQSIIKQHIADDNFPCLMGKSTLKSDTLKIEDYQYFNNIEFTRKLYQDLLQFTRSINSNSKKFYSFIASFSLEQVKSEKQFETIMWQQLQLLNSVDNYSWDGSVSDNPEDDNFSFSVGGKAFYIVGMHPKSSRISRQCAIPALVFNLHYQFENLKTSGKYQVMKHKIRENDLGIQGVPNPMLEDFGSNSEARQYSGRAVDERWKCPFLNQTRV; via the coding sequence ATGAACGCTCAATCAATAATAAAACAGCACATTGCAGATGATAACTTCCCTTGCCTGATGGGGAAGTCTACTTTAAAATCTGATACCCTTAAAATTGAAGATTATCAATATTTTAACAACATTGAATTTACTAGGAAACTGTATCAAGACCTTCTTCAATTTACAAGATCTATAAACAGCAATTCTAAGAAGTTTTATAGTTTTATTGCCTCCTTTTCTTTAGAACAAGTAAAATCTGAAAAGCAGTTCGAAACAATTATGTGGCAGCAGCTTCAGCTTTTAAATAGTGTGGATAATTACTCGTGGGATGGTTCTGTTAGTGACAATCCGGAGGATGATAATTTTAGCTTTAGTGTAGGAGGCAAAGCCTTTTATATTGTTGGTATGCATCCTAAAAGTTCAAGGATCTCAAGACAATGCGCAATACCCGCTTTAGTTTTTAACCTGCATTACCAATTTGAAAATCTTAAAACTTCAGGAAAATATCAGGTTATGAAGCACAAAATACGTGAAAATGATTTGGGAATTCAAGGAGTACCTAACCCTATGTTGGAGGATTTTGGATCAAACAGTGAGGCTCGGCAATATAGTGGAAGAGCTGTGGATGAAAGATGGAAATGTCCTTTTCTTAATCAAACTAGAGTTTAA